In Zingiber officinale cultivar Zhangliang chromosome 1A, Zo_v1.1, whole genome shotgun sequence, a genomic segment contains:
- the LOC122039066 gene encoding GDSL esterase/lipase At1g28600-like produces the protein MASSSFSYFQILSATTTLLLLLEAHQASSCFSAIFSFGDSLQDTGNAAHMFVNSALSNPPYGTTYFHRATGRYCDGRIILDFIAESLGLPFVPPFLVGGDFSKGANFAFGGAVAVKSNPNWNNTLPDQIQWFQKFVQTDPLFRDPNFLANSLIMMGEIGGNDYNAGLGKGLPYNQLIQIVPSVVQAIGSAITTLIGLGAKTFVVPGNLPIGCIPAWLGQYRSDKPSDYDRNGCLIWMNNFSEYHNNHLQTELDRLKGQFPNVNIAYADYLNSGIRMFSNQAQFGITVPFTACCGGNGYPCNATGPVCPNPLNHASWEGFHPTEATYHAISDGIIRGPYAIPFLSQKC, from the exons atggcTTCTTCTTCGTTCTCGTATTTTCAGATCTTGTCAGCAACCACCACCCTTCTTTTGTTGCTGGAAGCCCACCAGGCAAGCAGCTGCTTCTCCGCCATATTTAGCTTCGGCGACTCGCTGCAGGACACTGGCAACGCCGCGCACATGTTCGTCAACAGTGCCCTCTCCAATCCGCCGTATGGAACCACCTACTTCCACAGGGCCACAGGTCGCTACTGCGACGGCAGAATCATCCTAGATTTCATCG CGGAAAGTCTTGGGTTGCCGTTCGTGCCGCCCTTCCTTGTCGGAGGAGACTTCTCCAAGGGAGCCAACTTTGCCTTTGGAGGGGCGGTCGCAGTGAAAAGTAACCCGAACTGGAACAATACTTTGCCCGATCAAATTCAATGGTTCCAAAAATTTGTCCAAACAGATCCATTATTCAGAG ACCCCAACTTCTTGGCCAATTCGCTGATCATGATGGGGGAGATCGGTGGCAACGACTACAACGCGGGACTCGGCAAGGGACTGCCTTATAATCAACTCATTCAAATTGTGCCCTCAGTTGTTCAAGCCATAGGCTCTGCCATCACT actttgATTGGACTAGGCGCGAAAACCTTTGTCGTCCCTGGTAACCTACCGATCGGTTGCATCCCCGCATGGCTAGGGCAGTATCGCAGTGACAAGCCAAGCGACTACGACAGGAATGGCTGCCTTATATGGATGAACAATTTCTCCGAGTACCATAACAACCACTTGCAAACCGAGCTAGACAGACTTAAAGGACAATTTCCCAATGTCAACATCGCCTATGCAGATTACCTCAACTCTGGCATCAGGATGTTCTCCAACCAAGCCCAATTcg GTATCACTGTGCCATTTACTGCTTGCTGTGGAGGAAATGGGTATCCGTGCAACGCGACTGGACCGGTGTGTCCTAATCCACTAAACCATGCCTCTTGGGAGGGATTTCACCCGACGGAGGCGACATACCATGCCATTTCGGATGGCATCATCAGAGGACCATACGCCATCCCTTTCTTGTCGCAAAAATGCTAA
- the LOC122015568 gene encoding probable LRR receptor-like serine/threonine-protein kinase At3g47570: protein MELMPILPFLFLCLLSHSLPICHSATDATGPEADRAALLEFRAAISHDPRGFLRPWNATLDFCRWPGVACADAAHPGRVSSLNLNSVGVKGVISPAVANLTYLSSLLLFNNTMYGEIPPELGRLAGLSQLNLSYNELNGTLPASLDLCFNLTLLDLTANFLSGAIPVQFGSNTHPNLRLLSLAGNRLTGGIPLSLGRIVSLRTLDLSYNNLTGEIPSSLGGLLYVSYLDLSYNQLNGGIPTSFANLYSVRMLCLANNQLTGAIPAAMRNLTSLLYLDLSTNALSGEIHQLERMLHLEVLALSNNNLTGGIPDSIGGLVNLTYISLSTNALTGPIPPSITNLSSLQILDLANNHLEGRLPEDLGNLQMLVFLQVSSNNLSGNIPQSLFGISNLDTLSMAFNNLKGTLPDDIGDTLPYLRVLGLAYNQLEGPIPASLNNAVLLEELDINSNNFSGKIPRSLGSKLLNLTKLSLGQNQLVAAAPEDWDFIASLVNCTHLEDLNLMENQLAGELPASFANLSRRLNSLTLGRNRISGNLPATFRRFTNLVTLGLNENQFTGPIPGFLGELINLESLILYDNKFTGAIPPTLGDLIRLNELFLNGNFLTGTIPTELGKCQDLNILNLSNNQLTGSIPLEVLSIEALSNFVDMSNNYLSGPLPKEVGNLRNLQYLSFYNNSLSGRIPSTIGECQVLEYLNLSRNFFEGTVPRSLADLKGLIDLDLSHNNLSGPIPEFLGNYQDMENLNLSYNSFSGEVPSQGVFLNSSKFDVEGNRGICGGITSLHLPSCPTHKSNKNWRLALAIALPVSALFLCIALFIAFYVVGQRRRINGNSMVPRDRTIDQVHTKVSYTDLLKATDDFSQENLIGFGSCGSVYRGFLCDEKIAVKVLDLEHRGAFKAFIAECEVLRNIRHRNLVKILTTCISIDSVGNEFRAILFEFMPNGSLENWLHPEPSDKKFHGTRRFGLLQRLNVAIDVGAALNYLHDHYDTPIIHCDLKPSNVLLDANMTARVGDFGIARFLTNNTKVYQSSSAAIKGSIGYMAPEYGMGGLISTQADVYSYGILLLELFTGRRPTDEEFKDGFTLHKYVERKLAAGVDVTGGVADPAMFCEGGEEVALNFVVGKQSSGRIKQCLESVLMVGLFCAKESPRERITMADAVTRMETIKNLLVVTDM from the exons ATGGAGCTCATGCCGATCCTTCCTTTCTTATTTCTCTGTCTCCTCTCGCATTCCCTCCCCATTTGCCACTCCGCCACCGACGCAACCGGACCGGAAGCAGACCGCGCCGCCCTGCTCGAATTCCGCGCTGCCATATCCCATGACCCCCGCGGCTTCCTCCGGCCGTGGAACGCCACGCTGGACTTCTGCCGCTGGCCGGGCGTCGCATGCGCCGACGCCGCCCACCCTGGCCGCGTCTCCTCCCTCAACCTCAACTCCGTCGGCGTCAAAGGCGTCATCTCCCCTGCCGTCGCTAACCTCACCTACCTCTCCTCTTTGCTCCTCTTCAACAACACCATGTACGGTGAAATCCCACCGGAGCTAGGCCGACTGGCCGGGCTGAGCCAACTCAACTTGAGCTATAACGAATTGAACGGCACCCTGCCGGCGAGCCTGGATCTCTGCTTCAACCTCACTCTTCTCGACCTCACTGCCAATTTCCTCTCCGGCGCCATTCCCGTCCAGTTCGGCTCCAATACCCATCCCAATCTACGCTTGCTCAGCCTCGCCGGCAACCGTCTCACAGGAGGGATTCCCCTGTCGCTGGGGAGGATTGTCTCTCTCAGAACACTCGATCTCTCGTACAACAACCTCACCGGCGAGATCCCTTCATCCCTCGGCGGCCTCTTATACGTTTCCTATCTCGACCTATCTTACAACCAGCTCAACGGCGGAATCCCGACGTCGTTCGCGAACCTCTATTCCGTCCGCATGCTGTGCCTCGCCAACAACCAACTCACCGGAGCCATCCCGGCGGCGATGAGAAATCTGACGAGTCTCCTGTACCTTGACCTCTCAACCAACGCACTTTCCGGGGAAATTCACCAACTTGAAAGAATGCTCCACCTTGAGGTGCTCGCCCTCAGCAACAACAATCTCACTGGAGGTATCCCCGATTCGATCGGTGGACTGGTAAATCTCACCTACATCAGCCTCTCCACCAACGCTCTTACCGGGCCAATCCCTCCCTCCATCACTAACCTGTCTTCGCTCCAAATCCTAGACTTGGCGAACAACCACCTCGAAGGCAGACTACCGGAGGATTTAGGCAATCTCCAGATGCTCGTGTTCTTGCAGGTGTCGAGCAATAACCTCAGCGGCAACATTCCCCAGTCCCTCTTCGGAATCAGTAACTTGGATACTTTGAGCATGGCCTTCAACAACTTAAAGGGGACGCTGCCGGATGACATTGGCGACACTTTGCCATACCTGCGGGTGCTCGGTTTGGCCTACAACCAACTCGAGGGCCCGATTCCGGCGTCTCTGAATAACGCCGTGCTTCTCGAGGAACTCGACATCAACAGCAACAATTTCAGCGGGAAGATACCGCGAAGTCTGGGAAGCAAATTGCTTAATTTGACGAAGCTCTCCCTCGGTCAAAATCAGCTCGTTGCCGCCGCCCCTGAAGATTGGGACTTCATCGCCTCCCTGGTGAACTGCACGCACCTGGAGGACCTCAACCTCATGGAGAACCAACTCGCCGGAGAGCTCCCAGCTTCCTTTGCCAACCTCTCCCGGAGGCTCAATAGCCTCACCCTCGGCCGGAACCGCATCTCCGGAAACCTTCCGGCCACGTTCAGGAGGTTCACTAACCTGGTGACGCTGGGTCTGAACGAGAACCAGTTCACCGGCCCCATCCCTGGTTTCCTTGGTGAGCTTATCAATTTGGAATCATTGATCTTGTACGACAACAAGTTCACTGGCGCCATCCCGCCGACGCTCGGTGACTTGATTCGGCTCAACGAGCTCTTCCTCAACGGCAATTTCTTGACCGGCACGATACCGACGGAGCTAGGGAAGTGCCAGGATCTAAACATTTTGAACCTATCTAACAACCAGCTCACCGGCTCAATTCCGCTTGAGGTTCTAAGCATCGAAGCACTGTCGAACTTCGTCGACATGTCCAACAACTACCTGAGCGGGCCGCTACCGAAGGAGGTCGGCAATTTGCGCAACCTTCAGTACTTATCCTTCTACAACAACAGCCTTTCCGGACGCATTCCGAGCACAATTGGAGAATGCCAAGTTCTGGAATATCTCAATTTGAGCAGGAACTTTTTCGAAGGGACCGTTCCTCGCTCGCTCGCCGACTTGAAGGGCCTCATAGACTTGGACCTCTCGCACAATAACCTGTCCGGTCCAATTCCAGAGTTCCTCGGAAATTACCAGGACATGGAGAATCTCAACCTTTCCTACAATTCGTTCTCCGGTGAGGTGCCAAGTCAAGGAGTATTCCTTAATTCTAGCAAGTTTGACGTCGAGGGAAACAGAGGAATCTGCGGCGGCATCACGAGTTTGCATCTGCCTTCCTGCCCAACACACAAATCCAACAAGAATTGGCGGCTCGCTCTCGCAATAGCGCTGCCGGTGTCTGCTCTGTTCTTGTGTATTGCTCTCTTTATTGCGTTCTACGTGGTGGGACAACGGCGGAGGATAAACGGAAATTCCATGGTTCCTAGGGATCGGACAATTGATCAAGTTCACACAAAAGTGTCTTACACGGATTTGCTGAAGGCCACCGATGACTTCTCCCAGGAGAACTTGATCGGCTTCGGAAGCTGCGGGTCGGTTTACAGAGGCTTCCTCTGCGACGAGAAAATCGCGGTCAAGGTACTCGACCTCGAGCACCGCGGCGCCTTCAAGGCCTTCATCGCGGAGTGCGAAGTGCTGCGCAACATCCGCCACCGGAACCTCGTCAAGATCCTCACAACCTGCATCAGCATCGACTCAGTGGGCAACGAATTCAGAGCTATTCTGTTTGAGTTCATGCCGAACGGGAGCTTGGAGAACTGGTTGCACCCCGAGCCGAGCGACAAGAAGTTCCACGGCACCAGGAGGTTCGGCCTCCTGCAGAGGCTCAACGTCGCGATCGACGTCGGCGCGGCCTTGAACTATCTCCACGACCACTACGACACGCCGATTATCCACTGCGACTTGAAGCCCAGCAACGTGCTTCTCGACGCCAACATGACCGCTCGCGTGGGGGATTTCGGCATCGCTAGGTTTCTCACGAATAACACCAAGGTTTACCAATCTTCTTCCGCCGCCATTAAAGGTTCCATCGGCTACATGGCTCCAG AGTACGGGATGGGCGGGCTGATATCCACGCAGGCAGATGTATACAGCTACGGGATACTACTGCTGGAGTTGTTCACCGGGAGGCGGCCGACGGACGAGGAGTTCAAGGACGGGTTTACACTGCATAAGTATGTAGAGAGAAAGCTCGCCGCCGGAGTTGACGTCACCGGAGGCGTGGCGGATCCGGCGATGTTCTGTGAAGGGGGTGAAGAAGTGGCGTTGAACTTCGTGGTTGGGAAGCAGTCGAGCGGAAGGATAAAGCAGTGTTTAGAGTCGGTGCTCATGGTTGGTCTTTTCTGTGCTAAGGAGTCGCCGCGGGAGCGGATCACCATGGCAGATGCAGTGACGAGAATGGAAACGATCAAGAATCTGTTGGTCGTGACCGACATGTGA